CTACATCCGCGGGTTCTCCTACTCGCTCACGGATGCGCAGCCGCTGATCGCCAGCGATCTGGGCTTCCGCGCCCTGGGCAACGGCGGCATCGCCGGAATCCCGACGCCGGTGGTTCTGATGCTCGCGGTCTACGCCGTGCTCTGGTTTGTCCTGGAACGCACCACCTTTGGCCGGCACATCTACGCGATCGGCGGCAACAAGGAAGCGGCCCGCCTCGCCGGCATCAAGGTCAAGTGGACCCTGGTCCGCGTTTACCTGATCATGGGCGCCTGCGCCGGCCTGGCCGGAGTCATCTTCGCCGCCCGCGTCGAATCCGGCCAGCCCAAGGCCGGCGAAGGTTACGAGCTGGACGCCATTGCCGCCGTCGTCCTCGGCGGCACCGCGCTGGCCGGCGGACGCGGCCGGATTGTGGGCACCCTTATTGGTGCGCTCATCATCGGCGTGCTCAGCAACGGCCTGGTGCTGATGAACGTTCCGTTCTTCTACCAGCTGGTGGTCAAGGGCGTGGTGATTGTCCTCGCCGTGGGCATCGACGGGCTGAAGAACTTCAAGCGCGCCTAGTTCCTTTCGAGCACTTCACGGGCCTGTCCCCTGTTCCGGCTGAGCCGGCAGGGGGCGGGCCCGTGTGTTTTCCTTCTTGTCCTTTGTTCGCGTCACACCTGTTGGATGGAGTCACGGATGATGACAGGCATTTCAACCAGATGCTCCTCCTGTTTGGCGCCGCCCAGGAGAAGTTGGACAGCCAGCGCACCCATTTCCTCATGAGGAAGCCCGATCGTCGTCAGCCCCGGCCGAAGGTATGACGCGATCTCGTCGTTGTCGAAAGACACGAGAGAGACATCCTCCGGCACACGGAGGCCTCGTTCCGCCAACGCCTGGTAGGCACCAAACGCCAGCGGATCATTCAGGCAGACGAGCGCACGCAGGTGGGGCGTCTCGTCCAGAAGGGCATTCACCGCGGCGTAGCCGTTGTGCGGCTCCCACTCCCACATCGATTCCTCGCGTTCAAAGGACAATCCCCGGTCCTTCATTTCCGCGCGGATCCCGGCCAGGCGGCGCGCAACGGTTGTCGACCGAAAAACGTCCTTCTCCTGCACCGCGTTGTGTCCGAGGAGAACGATGCCGTCCCGGTGGCCGGCATCCGCCAAGAGGGCAACGGCTGCGCGTCCCCCGCGTTCCTCATCCGGCAAAACCGAGGTTGCGTAATGCTCATTTATCGCGTTCAGCAGGACGACGGGCGTGTTTCCCGGCAGGTCCGGAATGAACAGATCACGGGCCCGGGTAGTGGCGAAGACAATGCCGTCCACCTGCCGATCCAGCAGGGCCTCAATGGCGTCCGTTTCACGTGAATGGTCCCCGCTGGTCTCGGTCAACAGGATGACGTGGCCCGCCTGCTCGGCGGCGGCCAAGGCTCCCTTTATAAGTCCGCTGGCAAACCGGGTGGTGGCCACCGTGTCCGAGACAAAACCGATGGTCTGCGTCTTATCCACCCGCAGGCTCCGGGCCGCCACATTGGGCCGGTAACCGAGCTCCGCGGCCGCGCGGTTAACCCGGTCGTGCGCGTCTTTGGACAACCTGGTATCCGGGCGCCCGTTGAGAATCATGGACGCAGCGGAAGTCGACAACCCTGCCCGACGTGCGACGTCGGCAAGGGTCACACGCCTGGTAGTTGTCATGGTTCCTCCCCACCTGATGCTAACGCTCTATAACGACTTGGCAAATTCACTTGCGGTATTTCCAACTAGGCCACAGGCTAAGTGCTGAATGGATTTAGCACTGTACAGAATTCCCGAAGAAAATCACCGACAAAGGAGTCATCATGAGTTCATCACTGCGGCGCCCGGGGCGCCGTCCAATTGCCGCAGTTGCCTTTATGGCCGCCGCCGGCATCGCCCTTGCCGGATGCGCCCCGGGAAGCAGCGCCCCCTCAGGCGAGTCCTCCGACGCCAACGTCGAAGTGAATACCGAGCTCACCTCAGAGGACGTGACAATCACCATCGCTGATGAAACTGGCTTCCCCGTGACGGAGGTGCTGGCGGAGGAATTCACCAAGCAGCATCCCAACGTGAAATTCGAGATCACGCGCGACACGTTCCAAAACCTCACGGCAAACGCACCCAAACTGCTGGCCGGCGACAACCCGCCCGATCTGATCCGGCTGCCCACCATCGGCGACACCGCCCGGGACGGGCTGCTTGCCAACCTCGACCCGTACGCCGAGGCCTACGGGTGGGACGCCTGGCCCGAATCGCAGCTGTCGCCGCTGCGCATGAACGACGAAGGAACGCGCGGTTCCGGCCCGCTGTACCAAGTGGGCCTCGGCTACAGCGTCACCGGCATCTACATGAACACCGCCATTGCCGAGGAACTGGGCATCGACGCGCCGCCGGCCACCATGGCCGAATTCGCGGAAGACCTTGCCGCGGCGAAAGCCGCGGGAGAAATCCCCATCATGGCCGGCGACAAGGACGGCGTCGTCAACTTTGCCATCCAGGCAGCCATGAACCAGTACGCAGACAAGGACGAATTCCTGTCCTGGATGTTCAACGAACCCGGCAGCTCCTACGCCACCGAAGGCAACATCCAAGGCGCCGAGCTGATCCGCACCTGGGCCGATGAGGGCTACTTCCCCTCCGACATCAACGCCGTTGACTACTTCACCTTTGTCAGCCGCTTCTCCAATGGCGAAGGGCTGTTCACGTTCAACGGCAACTGGGAAGCCGCAAACTACCAGAAGGCCCTGGGCGAAAACGTCGAATTCTTCCTTGTTCCGCCCATCGAAGAGGGCGGCGACCATGTTGCCATGGGTGCAGCCAACTCCTTCTCGGTGGCGGCCGGCTCAGATGACCTCGACACCACCACCTACTTCCTGGACTGGATCCACACGGACCCGGCCGCACGCCAGATCATCACCGATGTCACAGGAGCCTCCCCGGGCGGTGACCCGGCACTGGAGCAGCCCACCGTCGAAGAAGGTTCGTTGATCGCCAGCGCACTGGAAATGGCAGCCCAGATTGGTGAAGAAAACGGTCAGGTGGACTTCATGTCCAACACCACTGCCGGCATCTACGCGGGATCGATCATCCCCGAGTCCCAGCTGCTCGTCACCAGCAAAATCACCGGCGAAGAGTTCGTGACCCGGGTGCAGGAGTTCTACGAGAGCGAAGTGGGTAACTAATGAAGGAGGCCACCACCGGCCCTGTCCGCCGAACGGGGCAGAGCGAGCCAGTAGCCACCGGTTCGGCGCCGACAGGGCCGGCGGTGGCCGTCCCGAAACGGGGCAAGCGGAAGACCCCCGCCCGGGCCGGGTACTGGGCCTGGCTGATGCTGCTCCCGGCCCTCGCCGTCTATATCGGCTTTGTCATTGTCCCCATGCTCATGGGGCTGCAGTACTCCTTTTATGACTGGAACGGAGTGGGTGTCTCAACATTCGTGGGAGCAGCCAACTACGTCGAGGTCCTGACCAATCCCGTGCTGCTGGGGTCCATCCTGAATGCCATCACCCTGATCATCTTCTTCACGCTCATTCCGATCAGTGTGGGGCTGATGCTCGCCAGCCTGATCCGGTCCATGCGTCAGGGGCCCGCCTCCTCCATAGCCCAGACCATCCTCTTCCTGCCGCAAATCGTTCCCCTTGCGGCGGCAGGCATTGCCTGGTCCTGGATGTACGCGCAGACCGGCACGGTCAACCAGTTCCTCAGCGCCATCGGTCTCGGCGGCATCACGCGGTCCTGGCTGGCGGATTACAACACGGCACTGCCCGCCGTCGGCCTGATCGGTTCCTGGGTCCTGACCGGCCTGTGCACGGTGCTCCTGCTCACCGGCATCGGCAAGATCGACGGTTCACTCTATGAAGCAATCCGCCTCGACGGCGCCGGCTGGTGGCGGGAGTTTTTCACCGTGACACTGCCCGGGCTGCGCCAGGAAATAGCGGTCCTGGCCACGCTTACCATCATCGCCGCGCTGAGCAGCTTCGACATCATCTACACCTCAACACAGGGCGGCCCGGGCCGGACCACCCTCGTCCCCGGCATCTCGATCTTCCGGATTGGCTTCACCCAAAGCGACGTGGGTCTGGCCTCCGCCTTCGGCATGGTGCTGATGGTCCTTGTCCTGCTTGTGGTGCTTCCCATCCAGCGACTTTCAAAGGTAAACGACTGATGCGCACCAGCCGCAGTGAACTGCTTCTTGGCCGCCTGCTGCTGGCGGTGGCCCTTATCCTCACGCTGCTGCCCCTGATCAGCATGCTCTCAGCAGCGCTGCAGCCGGCGGACCGCAACCCCACCGGCATCGTCTGGCCTTCGGACCCGCAGTGGGGAAATTTCGTCACAGCGTTCGAGGTGGGCAACGTCTGGCGGCTCATGCAGTCCAGTGCCTTCATCGTGCTGGGAGTGGTGCCGGCGTCGCTGCTCATAGCCACGCTGGCAGGATATGCGCTCGGAGCGCTGGCCCCCAAGGGCGGACGCGCGGTCCTGATCTTCTTCGTTGCAGGGCTGACAATTCCCTTCGAAGCACTGATCATCCCGCTCTATTACCAGTCACAGGCCATGGGCACGCTCAACACACCCTGGGCGGTAATCCTTCCCCTGCTGGGACTTTTTATGCCCTTCAGCGTCTTCTGGATGCGCGCGCACTTCATCAACGTTCCGCGCGAACTCTCCGAGGCCGCCCGGGTGGACGGAGCATCGGTCCTGCAGGAATTCCGGCAAATCCAGCTTCCGCTCGCCGTCCCTGCGCTGTCGGCGCTGGCCATCCTGCTCTTCCTGTGGACCTGGAACCAGTTCCTGCTCCCTGTGGTGCTCATTGCCGACCCGCTGGACCGAACCGTGGCCGGCGCGCTGACCTTCTTCCAGGGCCAGTACTCCCTGAGCATTCCCCTGCTGAACGCGGGCGCACTGCTCATCATCACTCCCGCCATCGTGGTGTTCCTCATCTTCCAGCGCCAGTTTGTCCGCGCCCTGCTCCAGGGCGCCGTCAAGGGCTGACCCGGTACGGCTTTTCGCTTCGACTAAGGATTTCCACCATGAGCTTCACCCGCACCGACCATTGGGTCTGGGATTTCTGGCACGCCGACGACGGCGTCGAGCACCATCTCTTCTACCTGCACGCGCCGAAGTCGCTGGAAGATCCCGAGCTCCGCCACCGAAACGCGCGGATCGGCCGCGCGAGCTCCACCGATCTGCACACATGGACCGATCACGGCCTGGTGCTCGAGCCGGGCGTGGCAACGGCTTTTGACGCCAGCGCCACTTGGACCGGCAGCGTGGTCCGGGCCGACGACGGATCCTGGCGTATGTTCTACACCGGCACACGCTTCCTCTCCGAAAACGCCGTCACCAATGTGGAGACGGTGGGCCGCGCGGTCTCAGAGGATTTGGCGTCATGGACCAAACACCCGGACTTCCTCCCGGCCGACCCCCGGTGGTATGAAACCCTCGCTGACGGGACCTGGCATGAGGAAGCGTGGCGGGACCCGTGGATCCACCGCGACGCCAACGGCCTCTGGCACATGCTCCTTACGGCCCGGTCCCGGGAGGGCACCGGACGGGACCGTGGCGTCATTGGGCACGCTACGTCTGAGGACCTCCAGCAATGGACAGTTCAGCCCCCGCTCAGCAAACCCGGAGCCGGTTTTGCCCACCTGGAGGTCATCCAGCTGGTAACCATTGAGGGCCGGCATGTCCTGCTGTTCTCCTGCGACACGGCTCACCTTGCCGGTGAGCGCGGGGCGGACGGAACGCGCGGCGGCATTTGGGCGCTGCCGCTGGCCACGGATTCACTCGACCAGGTCCTCGACATTGCAGCCGCTACTCAGCTGACAACGGACGAGTTCTATGCCGGCCGCGCGGTCCAGACCCGGACCGGAGAATGGGTGCTCCTGGCGTTTGAGAATGTCGACGGCGGCGGGACGTTCATCGGCGGCATTTCGGATCCGCACCCTCTGCGGTGGATGTCAGACGGCACCCTTTCACTCGCCGGGGCCGAGGTCAGCGCATGAACGGCGAACTGACCGGCATTCACGGCACTGCCGAGGAACGCTTCCGGCCGGTCCGGGAAGCATTCGCGGCAGCCTTCGAGGGCCGCCCCCGGATGGGCGCGTCCCTGGCCGTGCACCATCAGGGGCGCCTGGTGGTCGATCTGTGGGGCGGACTGGCGGACGCCCGCAGCTCCGAACCCT
This genomic interval from Arthrobacter citreus contains the following:
- a CDS encoding ABC transporter permease — protein: MSTLTKNPSSSTPTAKKGPDLPWLWDRYGILAVLVILVVMMSVFAPNFLSVDNGLNVARAVSINAILAAGMTLVILTGGIDLSVGSVVALTGVSSILLWTAGAPAIVAVLGGILVGAATGLINGSLIAYLGLPAFIITLGALTYIRGFSYSLTDAQPLIASDLGFRALGNGGIAGIPTPVVLMLAVYAVLWFVLERTTFGRHIYAIGGNKEAARLAGIKVKWTLVRVYLIMGACAGLAGVIFAARVESGQPKAGEGYELDAIAAVVLGGTALAGGRGRIVGTLIGALIIGVLSNGLVLMNVPFFYQLVVKGVVIVLAVGIDGLKNFKRA
- a CDS encoding LacI family DNA-binding transcriptional regulator, which gives rise to MTTTRRVTLADVARRAGLSTSAASMILNGRPDTRLSKDAHDRVNRAAAELGYRPNVAARSLRVDKTQTIGFVSDTVATTRFASGLIKGALAAAEQAGHVILLTETSGDHSRETDAIEALLDRQVDGIVFATTRARDLFIPDLPGNTPVVLLNAINEHYATSVLPDEERGGRAAVALLADAGHRDGIVLLGHNAVQEKDVFRSTTVARRLAGIRAEMKDRGLSFEREESMWEWEPHNGYAAVNALLDETPHLRALVCLNDPLAFGAYQALAERGLRVPEDVSLVSFDNDEIASYLRPGLTTIGLPHEEMGALAVQLLLGGAKQEEHLVEMPVIIRDSIQQV
- a CDS encoding ABC transporter substrate-binding protein, which gives rise to MSSSLRRPGRRPIAAVAFMAAAGIALAGCAPGSSAPSGESSDANVEVNTELTSEDVTITIADETGFPVTEVLAEEFTKQHPNVKFEITRDTFQNLTANAPKLLAGDNPPDLIRLPTIGDTARDGLLANLDPYAEAYGWDAWPESQLSPLRMNDEGTRGSGPLYQVGLGYSVTGIYMNTAIAEELGIDAPPATMAEFAEDLAAAKAAGEIPIMAGDKDGVVNFAIQAAMNQYADKDEFLSWMFNEPGSSYATEGNIQGAELIRTWADEGYFPSDINAVDYFTFVSRFSNGEGLFTFNGNWEAANYQKALGENVEFFLVPPIEEGGDHVAMGAANSFSVAAGSDDLDTTTYFLDWIHTDPAARQIITDVTGASPGGDPALEQPTVEEGSLIASALEMAAQIGEENGQVDFMSNTTAGIYAGSIIPESQLLVTSKITGEEFVTRVQEFYESEVGN
- a CDS encoding sugar ABC transporter permease: MAVPKRGKRKTPARAGYWAWLMLLPALAVYIGFVIVPMLMGLQYSFYDWNGVGVSTFVGAANYVEVLTNPVLLGSILNAITLIIFFTLIPISVGLMLASLIRSMRQGPASSIAQTILFLPQIVPLAAAGIAWSWMYAQTGTVNQFLSAIGLGGITRSWLADYNTALPAVGLIGSWVLTGLCTVLLLTGIGKIDGSLYEAIRLDGAGWWREFFTVTLPGLRQEIAVLATLTIIAALSSFDIIYTSTQGGPGRTTLVPGISIFRIGFTQSDVGLASAFGMVLMVLVLLVVLPIQRLSKVND
- a CDS encoding carbohydrate ABC transporter permease; protein product: MRTSRSELLLGRLLLAVALILTLLPLISMLSAALQPADRNPTGIVWPSDPQWGNFVTAFEVGNVWRLMQSSAFIVLGVVPASLLIATLAGYALGALAPKGGRAVLIFFVAGLTIPFEALIIPLYYQSQAMGTLNTPWAVILPLLGLFMPFSVFWMRAHFINVPRELSEAARVDGASVLQEFRQIQLPLAVPALSALAILLFLWTWNQFLLPVVLIADPLDRTVAGALTFFQGQYSLSIPLLNAGALLIITPAIVVFLIFQRQFVRALLQGAVKG
- a CDS encoding glycosyl hydrolase family 32, coding for MSFTRTDHWVWDFWHADDGVEHHLFYLHAPKSLEDPELRHRNARIGRASSTDLHTWTDHGLVLEPGVATAFDASATWTGSVVRADDGSWRMFYTGTRFLSENAVTNVETVGRAVSEDLASWTKHPDFLPADPRWYETLADGTWHEEAWRDPWIHRDANGLWHMLLTARSREGTGRDRGVIGHATSEDLQQWTVQPPLSKPGAGFAHLEVIQLVTIEGRHVLLFSCDTAHLAGERGADGTRGGIWALPLATDSLDQVLDIAAATQLTTDEFYAGRAVQTRTGEWVLLAFENVDGGGTFIGGISDPHPLRWMSDGTLSLAGAEVSA